The following are encoded together in the Colius striatus isolate bColStr4 chromosome 5, bColStr4.1.hap1, whole genome shotgun sequence genome:
- the ARL4A gene encoding ADP-ribosylation factor-like protein 4A, whose amino-acid sequence MGNGLSDQTPIFSSLPSFQSFHIVILGLDCAGKTTVLYRLQFNEFVNTVPTKGFNTEKIKVTLGNSKTVTFHFWDVGGQEKLRPLWKSYTRCTDGIVFVVDSVDVERMEEAKTELHKITRISENQGVPVLIIANKQDLRNSLSLSEIEKMLAMSELSSSTPWHLQPTCAIIGDGLKEGLEKLHDMIIKRRKMLRQQKKKR is encoded by the coding sequence ATGGGGAATGGACTCTCGGACCAGACGCCCATCTTCTCCAGCCTGCCTTCTTTTCAGAGCTTTCACATTGTCATCTTGGGACTGGACTGTGCTGGGAAGACAACCGTCCTCTACAGATTACAGTTCAATGAGTTCGTCAACACTGTCCCCACTAAAGGATTTAATACGGAGAAAATCAAAGTGACGCTGGGCAACTCGAAAACGGTCACTTTCCACTTCTGGGATGTAGGCGGTCAGGAAAAGCTGAGGCCGCTGTGGAAGTCGTACACGAGGTGCACCGATGGCATTGTGTTTGTGGTGGACTCAGTCGATGTTGAGAGAATGGAGGAGGCCAAAACGGAACTTCATAAGATTACTAGGATATCTGAAAATCAAGGAGTACCTGTCCTTATCATTGCTAACAAGCAGGACTTGAGAaactctctctccctttctgaaATTGAGAAGATGTTAGCAATGAGTGAGCTGAGTTCTTCAACTCCCTGGCATTTGCAGCCTACCTGTGCAATCATTGGAGATGGACTCAAAGAGGGACTGGAGAAACTACACGATATGATAATTAAACGAAGGAAAATGTTGaggcaacaaaaaaagaagagatga